A window of Aequoribacter fuscus genomic DNA:
AGCGAGATTCGTCGTTTTCTTGGAATGCTATTAATACCTTTGACATGGCGTACTCTCCTGTTAATCCGCGAGGCCAATCTTCTTGAGGCGACCGGCTAGGGCCGCATAAGCTTCAGCGAGCGCATCTTCAGAAAGCAGGTCTGTAGCCAAAGGCTCGAGCGCCTGTTGCGCGCGGATGCGCCAGGTGCTGATCCAAGACTTGATTTGATCTGCATTTTGTTCGTTCTCGTTGACAACGGTTTTAATGAGAGAGTCAGACCAGCGCTGCGACTCTTTCGATCGTTCCCGCATAAATTCGGTCAGCATCAGAATGTCGCCGGCATCGTGCTCTGTAAGCCAGGCGTCGTACTGCTCGAAGTAGAGATTGTCGAGCAGGGTATCCAGAACGATATTTTGAGCGATAAAGGTTTCAAACCAGTCATCAATCGTCAGCGTGCGCTCACAGTAAGCTCGCAAACCCTGCCAAATTGGATTGTTCATCCACTCAGCTTTGGCTTCGACCAAAGAGTCCCCTGTGTTGCCATCCAATGACAGCCCAATACGCGAGTAGTACTGCGCGTTGCCAAAGCGATCCATCGCCTCAAATAGCGTGGCCTGTGCGACCGCTGTGCAGTAGTTGGCGTAGGCGGTGCAGTACATGTTATTTAGATTCGCTGTGTGTTCGGCGTGCCGCAGCGGGATTAAATACTTGATCAGATTTTCTTTAATGCCTTCTGGAAGCTTGGTCGCGAGATTACGCTTGTCAAAAAAGTTGAAGTTGCTTTCTGCATTTTCTTGCATGCGCGCGCGGTTCTGCACGTAGGTGCCGTAATAGAACTGTCTAGGGTCCTTCAACGCGTACCAGTCTTCCATGGTAATCGCCGTTCTTTTTGGATCATTCAGTTCACGCTCTTGATCCCACAGTGGTTTATAGTGGAAGTTGGTTTGAGCTGCGATGTCGTAGGTCGCTTCTTGGTAACGTGTAGCCGGTTTGTCGCCGAAACGGCGTGCAATATGCCCGAAGGTATTGCGTACCGTATCCATCTTTGCTGTTTTAATTTCGATAGTCATTGGGCTATCCCTCGTCTCTTTATAAGTAGATTTATGATTCGGTTTGATTGCGTTTGGCAAAGGCCTCTTCACCAATGCGCCACTTTTCCATCTCTTGATCGACCATTCGGCATTGCTCTTCGGTCATCATCTGTACGTTTTGTTTGATGCAAAATTCGTCGAAAGCGGCTTTAGGCAACACCAGTTCAACGAACAGGTCGGGTTCACCGATCGCG
This region includes:
- a CDS encoding aromatic/alkene monooxygenase hydroxylase subunit beta, which produces MTIEIKTAKMDTVRNTFGHIARRFGDKPATRYQEATYDIAAQTNFHYKPLWDQERELNDPKRTAITMEDWYALKDPRQFYYGTYVQNRARMQENAESNFNFFDKRNLATKLPEGIKENLIKYLIPLRHAEHTANLNNMYCTAYANYCTAVAQATLFEAMDRFGNAQYYSRIGLSLDGNTGDSLVEAKAEWMNNPIWQGLRAYCERTLTIDDWFETFIAQNIVLDTLLDNLYFEQYDAWLTEHDAGDILMLTEFMRERSKESQRWSDSLIKTVVNENEQNADQIKSWISTWRIRAQQALEPLATDLLSEDALAEAYAALAGRLKKIGLAD
- a CDS encoding phenol hydroxylase subunit gives rise to the protein MSTSKGFEVIQGAKAADGRSVADTLPRFVRVREITENNLVEFDFAIGEPDLFVELVLPKAAFDEFCIKQNVQMMTEEQCRMVDQEMEKWRIGEEAFAKRNQTES